In Limibacter armeniacum, a single window of DNA contains:
- a CDS encoding P-loop NTPase family protein gives MTAYSLGYKTLCEQYSIDPSKGLLLSGAPGIGKTSVMKHFRQRFNGFNAKLYYCHDIRMEAMSNDSFTEGYRKKQHMIFDDFGLEGEIKRYGNTIMPMNDIIYFRHRVFKENGFKSHFTTNLSMEEIRERYDFRMVDRLSEMVNIVPLDQTESYRK, from the coding sequence ATGACCGCCTACAGTCTTGGGTATAAAACCCTCTGTGAGCAGTACAGTATCGACCCCAGCAAAGGACTGCTGCTGTCAGGAGCGCCAGGTATCGGCAAGACCAGTGTCATGAAGCACTTCCGGCAGCGTTTCAACGGCTTCAATGCCAAGCTCTACTACTGCCACGATATCCGGATGGAAGCCATGTCCAATGACAGCTTCACGGAGGGTTACCGAAAAAAGCAACACATGATCTTTGATGACTTTGGCTTGGAAGGCGAAATAAAGCGGTATGGCAACACGATCATGCCCATGAACGACATCATCTACTTCCGACATCGAGTGTTCAAGGAAAACGGCTTTAAAAGTCATTTCACCACCAACCTCTCCATGGAGGAAATCAGGGAACGGTATGACTTCAGAATGGTAGACCGCCTGAGTGAAATGGTCAACATCGTACCACTGGACCAAACAGAATCTTACAGGAAATAA
- a CDS encoding phage regulatory protein/antirepressor Ant: protein MQLQQINHEQKMSSREIAELTGKQHKDVMKAIRNMEPAWQKINGRKFALGSYADAQGQRRPEYQLNKTESLYVATKFNDEARAHLVLRWEQLERKAQPANLSRYEILKLAMQAEEEKQLLQTEVKLLSPKADYHDKVLQSKSTYVTTQIAKELGMSAVTLNRKLHDLEIQHKSNGTWVLYAKYQNRGYTKTTTTVIQRSNGENETRMTTVWTEKGRKFIHALFAQANLYAQG, encoded by the coding sequence ATGCAACTACAACAAATCAATCACGAACAAAAGATGTCAAGCCGTGAGATTGCGGAACTGACAGGTAAACAGCATAAGGATGTCATGAAAGCCATCCGAAATATGGAGCCTGCATGGCAAAAAATCAACGGGCGCAAATTTGCGCTCGGGTCCTATGCCGATGCTCAAGGTCAAAGAAGACCAGAATATCAGCTCAACAAAACCGAGTCCCTTTATGTGGCAACCAAGTTCAATGATGAGGCTAGAGCCCATCTGGTACTGAGATGGGAACAGCTGGAGCGGAAAGCACAACCTGCCAATCTATCCAGATATGAGATCCTGAAGCTGGCCATGCAGGCAGAAGAGGAAAAACAGCTACTACAGACAGAAGTCAAATTGCTCAGCCCAAAGGCTGACTACCATGACAAGGTTTTGCAATCCAAGTCAACCTACGTCACAACCCAGATAGCCAAGGAACTAGGCATGTCAGCTGTGACCCTAAACAGGAAGCTACATGACTTGGAGATTCAGCACAAGAGCAATGGCACATGGGTGCTTTATGCCAAGTACCAGAACAGAGGCTACACCAAAACCACGACTACAGTCATACAACGCTCCAATGGTGAGAATGAAACCCGCATGACCACCGTCTGGACAGAGAAAGGCAGGAAGTTTATTCACGCACTGTTCGCTCAAGCAAACCTCTATGCGCAAGGCTGA
- a CDS encoding DNA cytosine methyltransferase, translated as MTHGSLFSGIGGFELGAMLAGIRTVWSCEIEPFQRAVLKERFNSTKQYDDITKLSYPEKVDIISGGFPCQDISIAGKGKGITGKRSGLWSEMYRIIGEVRPKYVIIENSPMLTVRGFERVLADLSKIGYDAEWQCLSGTTFGIQQGRQRIYCIAYSSEELSECSSKTQVFRKFNVSGQLSRIYPGWKNRRDIPQPRTYGKSNDLPNQLDRVGSLGNAVMPVVAWYLFFCITMHHKMKTNN; from the coding sequence ATGACACATGGAAGCTTATTCTCAGGAATTGGAGGGTTTGAACTTGGGGCGATGCTGGCAGGCATCAGGACAGTATGGAGTTGTGAAATAGAACCTTTTCAAAGAGCAGTACTCAAAGAAAGATTTAACTCAACAAAGCAATACGATGACATCACAAAACTTAGCTACCCGGAAAAAGTCGACATCATCAGCGGAGGATTTCCTTGCCAGGACATCTCAATTGCTGGAAAAGGTAAAGGAATTACAGGAAAACGTAGTGGACTATGGTCCGAAATGTATCGCATTATTGGGGAAGTACGACCCAAGTACGTCATCATTGAGAACAGTCCAATGCTCACTGTTCGGGGATTCGAACGAGTGCTTGCGGACCTTTCCAAAATCGGGTATGATGCGGAATGGCAATGTCTATCAGGTACAACATTTGGAATTCAACAGGGTAGGCAACGAATCTATTGTATTGCCTACTCCAGTGAAGAGCTGTCAGAATGCAGCAGCAAAACACAGGTATTTCGGAAGTTCAACGTATCGGGGCAATTATCACGAATATATCCGGGATGGAAAAACAGACGGGATATACCCCAACCCCGTACCTATGGAAAGTCTAATGACCTTCCCAATCAACTGGACAGAGTTGGCTCACTCGGAAATGCAGTGATGCCCGTTGTGGCATGGTACCTATTCTTTTGCATAACAATGCACCATAAAATGAAAACCAATAACTGA
- a CDS encoding DUF5675 family protein, whose protein sequence is MIKGILTRLQDDGVQTLGRLHVYNGIDQLMEACTLELSDKSNQRNISCIPRGTYTVTPRKTEKRGWHFEITGVPGRTFILIHPGNYYTHIQGCVLLGDKHVDINRDNRKDVANSTKTCKTLWDSIGQQEWQLQII, encoded by the coding sequence ATGATCAAAGGGATACTTACACGCTTGCAAGATGATGGTGTACAGACACTTGGCCGTCTACATGTTTACAATGGCATTGACCAACTGATGGAAGCCTGTACACTGGAGTTGTCAGACAAGAGCAACCAAAGAAACATCAGCTGCATTCCGAGGGGCACTTACACAGTAACTCCACGAAAAACAGAGAAACGAGGCTGGCACTTTGAAATCACGGGAGTACCTGGACGTACCTTTATCCTGATCCATCCGGGCAACTACTACACCCATATCCAAGGCTGTGTGCTGCTGGGTGATAAGCATGTGGATATTAACCGAGACAACAGGAAAGACGTTGCCAACTCCACTAAAACCTGCAAAACTCTATGGGACAGTATTGGTCAGCAAGAATGGCAACTACAAATCATTTAA
- a CDS encoding phage virion morphogenesis protein, with product MSHKNKIDKLRSNLENVLRRLPEELAEIALDYTLDAFKKEAWDGKPWPERKNDGQRSRLFKSGSSREKVRSKSRGLLVQSGDLRRSVRILKVGIDGFTIGTDRRYAKAHNEGDTISHPGGTPYKILTDKKGDTRLAWMRKVNAANASGFTKPHPIKIPQRQFIGKSEELLREMRQHYINRISAVFR from the coding sequence ATGAGTCACAAAAACAAAATTGATAAGCTTCGCTCCAATCTGGAAAACGTACTCAGGAGACTGCCCGAAGAACTGGCAGAGATAGCACTGGACTATACTCTTGATGCTTTCAAGAAGGAAGCATGGGACGGTAAGCCGTGGCCTGAAAGGAAAAATGATGGGCAGCGTTCACGCCTATTTAAATCTGGTTCTTCAAGGGAGAAGGTCAGAAGCAAAAGCCGTGGTTTATTGGTTCAGTCTGGTGACCTCCGCCGGTCTGTCAGAATATTGAAAGTGGGAATAGACGGTTTTACCATCGGTACAGACCGCCGCTATGCCAAGGCCCACAATGAGGGGGATACCATTTCCCATCCCGGTGGAACACCTTACAAGATACTGACAGACAAAAAAGGTGATACAAGACTGGCTTGGATGCGAAAGGTCAATGCTGCCAACGCTTCGGGATTTACCAAGCCACACCCGATCAAGATACCACAGCGGCAGTTTATCGGAAAGTCTGAGGAATTACTCAGGGAAATGAGACAGCATTATATCAACCGTATAAGCGCAGTATTCAGATGA
- a CDS encoding phage portal protein family protein, translated as MILDTIKGFFGRSQRAEQPTSDHPTEEQKKRKHVYSSPREYRANMEVQKLEDAINIANQPPYFNRSELYKLYLQTVKDNKVSAELRTTVAKILEEPFVLVDEKGNVNKKKTNQLKNAWFFSTMREVLRTEFWGVTVLDFFWQDNGEVERVKAAPRWSVNPQTGMVLFDPNNPTFGIPYREEPFSLNVLEFGEVDNLGLLENIARESIWKLNARRDMAQHSEQFAMPWTVGKLDGADDEEENKFIDKVANSGSNKVLTIDVDDDVNLIYDSRSKPHEIYMNIREACNEEISWGISGQTGTSSSQAGSGYAEAKVHENTSSAYKMERMRNLSFEITDRILPFLTERQGPYNFKGLRFVFSALLDEEKRPEQAREAEDQKEKTQEGKKENMRFFSVAPQLHMALGGMDATAVETFDLSEETDKLLSDLLSIARLIYAGADIPFPQAMVSRTAGLLWEGVQEGYGKSLDSVEYNSPDFKMLESLKENVFVFSGFKTYHQLKEVSGMLMDPDTGEKRPFNVFRDAVEAVHGQYNKNYLRAEYNNAVATSRMSSKWMQFYKDKDTHVLRYETVGDGRVRPQHARLDNITLEMDDPFWGKYFPPNGWACRCDVRKVMKERAGTLSNSADAMKAGELATNNQTMFRFNPAKDGVVFPDNHPYYSNVPAKEAGEIKKKGKQLAAKGTPSPKPMGTPVSSAFSSVSRNINKEYKEALRVLDSIHGDGVLDQIPFKGTSRMNAYGYFRHYINGTPIEIKINTTGDHKELTIWHEIGHFLDYQALGSKNRFETGNRTGNLMKDFFTAVDNSKAIKSLKESLNSGVLNGEPIYGNMRKHLRYLISKDEIWARAYSQYIAQVSGEQRFLDMVRVQAEKTIPYQWSEEDFAPIAEEITKLLKAKGWIRN; from the coding sequence ATGATACTCGATACCATAAAAGGCTTTTTTGGAAGGTCACAGCGGGCTGAACAGCCCACATCTGACCACCCGACTGAAGAGCAGAAGAAAAGGAAGCACGTCTATTCCTCGCCCCGTGAATACAGGGCAAACATGGAAGTGCAGAAGCTGGAAGATGCCATCAATATCGCCAACCAGCCACCGTATTTCAACCGGTCGGAACTGTACAAACTCTACCTTCAAACCGTCAAGGACAATAAGGTTTCAGCCGAGTTGCGTACCACGGTTGCCAAGATATTGGAAGAGCCTTTTGTACTGGTGGATGAGAAGGGCAATGTCAACAAGAAAAAGACCAACCAGCTGAAGAACGCCTGGTTCTTTTCCACTATGCGGGAGGTTCTCCGCACAGAGTTCTGGGGCGTGACAGTGCTTGACTTCTTCTGGCAAGACAATGGGGAGGTGGAAAGGGTAAAGGCTGCACCACGCTGGTCAGTCAACCCGCAAACAGGTATGGTGCTTTTTGACCCGAACAACCCAACTTTTGGGATACCTTACCGTGAGGAGCCATTTAGCCTGAATGTGCTTGAGTTTGGGGAAGTGGATAACCTTGGACTGCTGGAGAACATTGCCCGTGAATCAATCTGGAAACTGAATGCAAGGCGAGATATGGCACAGCACAGTGAGCAGTTTGCCATGCCTTGGACAGTTGGCAAGCTGGATGGCGCGGATGATGAGGAGGAGAATAAATTCATTGACAAGGTGGCCAATTCAGGAAGCAATAAGGTCCTGACAATCGATGTTGATGACGATGTCAACCTGATCTACGATTCCCGCTCCAAGCCGCATGAGATCTATATGAATATCCGGGAAGCTTGCAATGAGGAAATTTCATGGGGCATCTCAGGACAGACTGGCACCAGCTCAAGCCAAGCCGGAAGCGGATATGCAGAAGCCAAGGTACATGAGAACACCAGCAGTGCCTACAAGATGGAAAGGATGCGCAACCTCTCATTTGAGATCACGGACAGGATACTGCCTTTCCTGACCGAAAGGCAAGGACCTTATAACTTCAAGGGTTTACGCTTTGTGTTCTCTGCCTTGCTGGATGAGGAAAAAAGACCTGAGCAGGCAAGGGAAGCGGAAGACCAGAAAGAGAAGACACAGGAAGGCAAGAAAGAGAATATGCGTTTTTTTTCGGTAGCCCCTCAGCTGCACATGGCACTGGGGGGAATGGATGCGACTGCTGTTGAAACCTTTGACCTGTCAGAAGAAACAGACAAGTTACTTTCTGACCTGCTCAGTATTGCAAGGCTGATCTATGCCGGGGCTGATATCCCATTTCCTCAGGCAATGGTTTCCCGAACAGCCGGACTGCTTTGGGAAGGGGTGCAGGAAGGGTATGGCAAAAGCCTTGACTCAGTGGAGTACAACAGCCCGGACTTCAAGATGCTGGAAAGCCTGAAGGAGAATGTTTTTGTGTTTTCCGGATTTAAGACCTACCACCAGCTAAAGGAGGTCAGTGGTATGCTGATGGATCCTGATACTGGAGAGAAACGCCCATTCAACGTCTTCCGTGATGCGGTGGAGGCCGTTCATGGTCAGTACAACAAGAATTACCTGCGTGCCGAGTACAACAATGCTGTAGCTACCAGCCGAATGTCAAGCAAGTGGATGCAGTTCTACAAGGACAAGGACACCCATGTACTGAGGTATGAGACTGTTGGAGACGGAAGGGTAAGGCCACAGCATGCCAGACTGGATAATATCACATTGGAAATGGATGACCCATTCTGGGGCAAGTACTTCCCGCCAAACGGATGGGCTTGCCGATGTGATGTAAGAAAGGTGATGAAGGAACGTGCCGGAACACTTTCCAACTCTGCGGATGCCATGAAGGCAGGAGAGCTGGCAACGAACAATCAAACAATGTTCCGATTCAATCCTGCAAAAGATGGTGTGGTATTCCCTGACAATCATCCATACTATTCCAATGTACCGGCAAAGGAAGCTGGGGAAATAAAGAAGAAAGGCAAGCAACTCGCTGCCAAGGGTACACCTTCACCTAAACCGATGGGTACTCCTGTTTCTTCTGCATTCTCAAGTGTAAGCCGAAACATCAACAAGGAATACAAGGAGGCTCTTCGGGTACTGGACAGCATCCATGGTGATGGGGTGCTGGATCAGATACCATTCAAGGGAACCAGTCGCATGAATGCCTATGGTTATTTCCGTCACTATATCAACGGAACACCAATAGAGATAAAGATCAATACCACAGGTGACCACAAGGAGTTGACCATATGGCATGAGATCGGGCACTTCTTGGACTATCAGGCATTGGGAAGCAAAAACAGGTTTGAGACTGGCAACAGGACTGGCAACCTGATGAAAGACTTCTTTACGGCTGTTGATAACAGCAAAGCCATCAAGTCACTGAAGGAATCGCTTAACAGTGGGGTGTTGAATGGTGAGCCTATTTATGGGAATATGCGTAAACACCTTCGTTACCTGATCAGTAAAGATGAAATTTGGGCAAGGGCTTACAGCCAGTATATTGCCCAGGTAAGTGGGGAGCAACGCTTCCTTGATATGGTCAGGGTGCAGGCGGAGAAAACAATCCCATACCAGTGGAGCGAAGAGGACTTTGCTCCTATAGCGGAAGAAATCACCAAACTACTAAAAGCAAAAGGATGGATAAGAAACTAG
- a CDS encoding phage protein Gp36 family protein translates to MEHCINIVLYRLHKKAPIMPEDILYDYNNTLAYLEKVAEGKIGLMLPRALEEDMETPRTRFKLTANTKRSH, encoded by the coding sequence ATGGAACACTGCATCAATATCGTGCTGTACCGACTTCACAAGAAAGCGCCAATAATGCCTGAGGATATCCTTTACGACTACAACAACACCCTCGCATATCTGGAAAAAGTGGCAGAGGGAAAGATCGGGCTTATGCTGCCAAGGGCATTGGAGGAAGACATGGAAACACCCCGCACCAGGTTCAAGTTAACGGCAAACACTAAACGCAGTCACTAA